One window of Candidatus Microthrix subdominans genomic DNA carries:
- a CDS encoding ABC transporter ATP-binding protein has translation MPAALVTEDLAKAFGANVAVGGLSLVVPQGSCFGLIGPNGSGKTTTMRMCAGLLRPDSGRASVDGVDVWVDPVEARRRIGVVPDPLLLFERLSGIEQLVHTGLLRNLGRAVTEERSWALLEVLGLTGAAGEVIGDYSHGMRKKLSLAAAMLHRPALLLLDEPFEGVDPVSALTVRRVLDRYRHAGGTVVVSSHVMEVLQRFCDRVAIIDRGQVLAAGPLDELAGDSTTLEEAFIAIVGESPTDARLLDWLDAPT, from the coding sequence ATGCCCGCTGCGCTCGTCACCGAGGATCTGGCCAAGGCCTTCGGTGCCAACGTCGCGGTCGGCGGGCTCAGCCTCGTGGTGCCCCAAGGGAGCTGTTTCGGGCTGATCGGACCCAACGGCTCGGGCAAGACGACGACGATGAGGATGTGCGCCGGGCTGCTGCGTCCCGACAGCGGACGGGCGAGCGTCGATGGCGTCGACGTGTGGGTCGACCCGGTTGAGGCCCGCCGCCGCATCGGCGTCGTGCCCGATCCGCTGTTGTTGTTCGAGCGCCTGTCCGGCATCGAGCAACTGGTGCACACCGGCCTGCTGCGCAACCTCGGTCGAGCCGTGACCGAGGAGCGGTCCTGGGCGTTGCTGGAGGTGCTCGGCCTGACCGGTGCGGCCGGCGAGGTGATCGGCGACTACAGCCACGGCATGCGCAAGAAGCTGTCGCTGGCCGCTGCGATGCTGCATCGCCCCGCACTGTTGTTGCTCGACGAACCGTTCGAGGGCGTCGATCCGGTTTCGGCGCTCACGGTGCGGCGGGTGCTCGACCGCTATCGCCACGCCGGCGGCACCGTCGTCGTCTCCAGCCACGTGATGGAGGTTTTGCAGCGCTTCTGCGACCGGGTGGCCATCATCGACCGGGGCCAGGTGCTGGCCGCCGGACCGCTGGACGAGCTGGCCGGCGACAGCACCACCCTGGAGGAGGCGTTCATCGCCATCGTCGGCGAGTCGCCCACCGACGCACGCTTGTTGGACTGGTTGGACGCGCCGACGTGA